One genomic window of Parabacteroides pacaensis includes the following:
- a CDS encoding nucleotide exchange factor GrpE, with protein sequence MKQNNQQGKKETTGPEVELEDKNATNKQSNQEKATEEIPDTDKVSPDLEEAKKKCAELNDSYLRLMAEYDNYRKRTLREKAELIKNGGEKALTGLLPVVDDFERALKNISSTQDVKACAEGVELIYSKFLTYLSQQGVKPIDASAGKDFDTEEFEAIATVPAPSEDMKGKVLDCVQTGYTLNDKVIRHAKVVVGE encoded by the coding sequence ATGAAACAGAATAACCAGCAGGGAAAGAAGGAAACAACGGGACCTGAAGTAGAACTTGAAGATAAGAACGCGACAAATAAGCAGTCGAATCAAGAAAAAGCGACAGAAGAAATTCCTGATACTGACAAAGTGTCGCCCGATTTAGAAGAGGCAAAAAAGAAATGTGCCGAGTTAAATGATTCTTATCTCCGTTTGATGGCTGAGTATGATAACTATCGGAAACGTACTTTACGGGAAAAGGCCGAGCTGATAAAGAACGGCGGTGAAAAGGCATTAACGGGTTTGTTACCTGTTGTTGATGATTTTGAACGGGCTTTGAAGAATATTAGTTCGACTCAAGACGTAAAGGCTTGTGCGGAAGGAGTGGAACTTATTTATAGTAAGTTCTTAACTTATTTGTCGCAGCAGGGAGTAAAGCCTATCGATGCTTCGGCAGGTAAAGACTTCGATACGGAAGAATTTGAAGCAATCGCAACCGTTCCGGCTCCTTCTGAAGATATGAAAGGAAAAGTATTGGATTGCGTACAAACCGGCTACACATTGAATGATAAGGTAATCCGTCATGCTAAAGTGGTAGTGGGAGAATAA